CCTGACGCGGAAGGCAATCCGAACGGGCTGCACGCAACGCTGAAGGTCATCGGCTCGAGCTACGTCACGCTGCTGCGCGCGGCCGTCGTACCGCTCATTTTCACTGCGATCGTCTCGAGCATTGTCGGGCTCCGCAAGGTCACGAACGCCGCCCGCCTCGCCGGCCAGACGCTTTTGTGGTTCGCGATCACCGCACTCATCGCCGTCGCCATCGGCATCACACTCGGCGTCACGCTACGCCCCGGCGCCGCCGCTTCGGGCTCTGAGCTAACCCCGTCTGACCCGTACACCGTCGGCACCTGGTGGAACTTCCTCACCGGCCTCGTGCCCCAGAACTTCCTCGGCCTCGGTATCTCCGGCGGAGTCGACCTTGAGACAGGCGCGCTCACGGCAAACGCGAGCTTCAACGTGTTGCAGGTCATCGTCGTGTCAGCAGCGGTCGGCATCGCCGCGCTGAAGATCGGCCATAAGGCCGAACCGTTCATCGCGCTCACCGAATCCGCACTTACGATCATTCAGAAGGTGCTCTGGTGGATCATTCGGATCGCACCGATCGGCACCCTCGGCCTCATCGGCAACGCGATCGTCGAGTACGGCTGGGGCAAGATGGGCACGCTCACGCTGTTTGTCGCGGTACTCTACCTCGGGCTCGCGATCGTGCTGTTCGTCGTCTACCCGGTTCTCGTGAAGGCTCACGGCCTCTCGATCCGACAGTACTTCTCGGGAGTGTGGCCCGCGGTGCAGCTCGGCTTCGTCAGCCGCTCGTCGATCGGCACATTGCCGCTCACCCAGCGCGTGACCGAACGTAACCTCGGTGTGCCCCGCGGCTACGCCTCATTCGCGGTGCCGCTCGGCGCGACGACCAAGATGGACGGCTGCGCCGCGATCTACCCGGCCGTCGCCGCCATCTTCATCGCCCAGTTCTTCGGCATCGAACTGTCGCTCGTTCAGTACCTGCTGATCGCCCTCGTATCTGTCGTCGGCTCTGCGGCAACCGCTGGCACGACTGGCGCGACAGTGATGCTCACACTCACGCTCTCCACGCTCGGCCTGCCTCTTGAGGGCGTCGGCCTGCTCCTTGCGGTCGACCCGATCATCGACATGGGCCGCACCGCGGTGAACGTCGCTGGCCAGGCGCTCGTGCCGACAATTGTCGCGAAGCGCGAGGGGATCCTCGACGAGGAGCTCTACAACGCCCCGCGCCAGGGCCTTGCGTTCGACAACTCGGACACCGAGGACGAGCCCGCTCACGACCAGGCGGTCGAACCGGCAGGGGCCGGCCGCTAGTCCCGTCTCGGCCGTCACCCGCTTCGCCCCGTGCACCTGGCTCGCCAGGCGCACGGGGCGTCTTGCGTCATGAACCTCCGGTTAAGGTAGGTACGCACATTGGAACGCCCTTGCGAAAGCGCAGGGAACGAAAGGACAAGCAAAATTACTCTGTCACGCACCCGCCTCCGTTCAGCAACCGGGGCAACCCTTGCAACGCTCCTGCTGCTTCCCGCCCTCGCTGGCTGCAGCATCTTCCCCGTAACGGCAGTCGAACGCGACGACTCGGGTGCAGTAACCGAACAGTCGCAGGCGTCGGTCGACCAGATCGCGGTAGGCGACTGCATGGACTCAACCGACGACTCCGTCGTGTACGACGTTCCGGTGGTGCCCTGCGCGGAGGAGCACGACGAAGAGATCTTCGGCGAGTTCGAGCTCGCTGGCGAAACGTTCCCTGAGGCTGCCGCGCTCGAGGAAGAGAGCAATGACAAGTGCATCGCAATGTTCAACGAGTTTGTCGGCATCGACTACTTCGATTCCGAACTCGACTTCTACACCCTCACGCCGACCGAGGACGGCTGGAACGAGTTTAACGACCGCACCGTGAACTGCGTCATCGTTGACCCGGCGGGGAAGATCACCGGCAGCCTGAAGGGCGCGGCCCGCTAGGTCCCAGCGCGCACAGCTGCGCTGGTGGCACAGTTACACTCCGAAGTATGGAATCACCAGTACTGAGCTACCTTCGCAGCGTGCACGCCGAACTGGCGGAGCTGCGCGACGGCGTCCCGTATGCGGTCGGGCCGTCGAGCGCAGACCTTGATCCCTCCGACTTTGGCATCGCCCTCGCGACCGTTGACGGTCACGTCTACGAGGTAGGAACCACACGCAAGCAGTTCTCGCTGCAGTCGATCTCAAAGCCGTTGAGCTACGGGTTCGCAATCGCCGAGCTCGGCATGGATGCTGTCGATGCGCACGTCGACGTTGAGCCATCGGGCGATCCATTCAACGAGATCTCGTCGAGCCCGGAGACCGGGAGACCCGCGAACGCGATGATCAATGCTGGCGCGATCGCAGTCGCCTCGCTCATCAAGGGTTCGGGCGGGCGCACCCCAATTCAACGCATTGAGCACACTTACTCCGAGTTCGCTGCCCGCAAGCTTCGCAGTGACGGCCGCGAGTACCGGGCCGAGCGCGCGCGCAGCGATAGGAACCACGGGCTCGCCTACCTCCTCAGCGCCGCGGGCGTCGTCGAGGGCGACCCCACTCGCGCGCTCGAAACCTACCTGCGCCAGTGCACAGTGCAGGTCGACTGCCGCGACCTTGCGATGATCGCGGCGACGCTTGCTTCTGGCGGCACGAACCCGGTGACAGGCACCGAGGTGCTCCCTTACGAGGCAGTCGAGCGTGTGCTGTCAGTCATGATGACCTCAGGAATGTACGACGACGCCGGGGACTGGGCGACGAGTGTCGGACTGCCGGCGAAGTCAGGCGTCGGCGGTGGAATCATCGCTGTGCTCCCGGGCCAGGTTGGGCTCGCGGTCTACTCGCCCCCGCTCGACACGCACGGCAACAGTGTGCGCGGCGCGGCAGCGTGCCGCCGCATTTCGTCAGACCTCCAGATGCATTTTGTGCGCTCGGCGCGCCAGGGGCGGTCAGCGATCCGCTCGATCCGCACGATCGACACGGAGCCGTCGAACATCCGTCGAACCGAGGCCGCTGCAGACGTACTGCAGGAGCAGAGCGAGCGGGCGCTCGTGATTGAGCTCGCGGGCGACCTGTTCTTCGCGGGCACTGAGACAGTCGTGCGTGAGTTGAGCTCCCTCGGCGACGAGATCGATGTCGTTGTCATTGACGTTCGCGACGTCGACGAGGTCGGCGATGCCGGGATCCGCATGATCAACGCGGTGTTCCAAGACTTCAGAGACAACGGGCGCGAGATTCTGCTCGTTGATCCCGACGATGTGCTCGATGGCGTCGACACGCGTGGCATCACAATATTCGACTCGCGCGATCGCGCAATCGCCGAGTGCGAGCACCGCCTGCTCGAGCGCTACGGTGGCCCAGAGGCAATGCCCCGCGCCGTCTCCGTAGTCGATTCCCCCGTGCTCGCGCCGCTCACCCCAGCCGATGCCGACGCGCTGGCGGCGCACATGAGCCGTCGCCACTACGACGACGGCGAGGTGATTCGTCGCGTGGGGCAGCGTTTCGGCGGCGTGTTCTTCATCCTCTCGGGCACCATCAGCATCGTCGCTTCCCACACAGACGGCACGAGGTTCCGGCTACGCACCCTCGGCGCTGGGATGACGTTCGGCGAACTCGCGCTCGGCGAGGACGACCGGCAGGAGACCACGGCGAAGGCCGAGGGTCCCGTCGAGCTCATGGTGCTGACCGCAGACGAGATCGAGGCGCTTGAGGAACGCGATCCTGCCCTTGCTGTGCAGCTGTGGCGTGCGCTCGCCCGCGACGCCTACATGCGCGTCGACCGCTTCAGCCGCGCAAACGCGGCGCGTATCCGAGACTGATCGATAGGCGCTGAGTACGCCCCTGAACTGGGGAAACGTCGTGCTGTACAATAGGTTCTTGTGGAAATTAATCCTCCTCCCCGTCGCTAACACTCTGGTTTCTTGAGTGGCGCCAACACCTTCGAGCACAACGAAGCGCGAGAACGATGAGGGCGGACAGCGAAAGGGACTGTGAGTTTTCTCGAATTTTTAATCAAGCGCGCAGACGACATGCTCGAAATGGGCATCGGCCATGCCGCAGTTGTCGGGATATCTGTGCTCCTCGCCACGGTATTCGGCGTAGCGCTCGGCGTCCTCACGCACCGCAACGAGCGGGCGCGTGACTTCACCCTTGCCGTCTCGGGAGCGATGCTGACGATCCCGTCGTTTGCCCTCTTCATCCTGTTGCTCGGCCCCCTCGGCCTTGGCGCGAAGCCCGTCGTCGTGGCGCTCACGATGTATGGCCTCATGCCGATCATCCGCAACACTGTCGCTGGCTTGAACGGGGTCGACCCGGCGATCACCGAGTCTGCCCGCGGGATGGGGCTCACCCGAGCACAGCGACTCTTCCGCATCGAGTTGCCCCTCGCTTGGCCTGTCATCATCACGGGCGTCCGCGTGACCACGCTGTCACTGCTCGGCATAGCCGCGATCGGGTCGATCGTGAACGGGCCTGGCTTCGGAAACTTCATATTCACCGGCCTCGCACGCGTCGGCACCCCCGTGGCGATCAATTTCGTGCTCGCGGGGGCGCTCGGCGTCGTCATCCTGGCCATTCTGTCTGACGTGCTGTTCCACATTGTGCGTCGACTCACGACTTCTAAGGGAATCCGATGACTGAACAGCCCACGACAACCGAGACCGTGATGATCAACCTCCAGGGGCTCACCAAGCGCTATCCCGGCCAGGATCGCAACGCTGTCGACAGCCTCGACCTTGAGATTCGCGCCGGTGAGATCGTCGTGCTTGTTGGCCCGTCTGGCTGCGGCAAGACGACGACAATGAAGATGATCAACAGGATCATCGAACCCTCTGGCGGGCGGATCATGCTCGACGGTGAAGACGTCACTCAGGTGAATCCAGACAAGCTCAGGCGCCGCATCGGCTACGTCATCCAGCAAATCGGGCTGTTCCCGCACATGACGATCGGTGAGAACATCGCGACAGTGCCGAAGCTTCTCGGCTGGGACAAGGCTCGCACCGCGAAACGCGTCGACGAGCTCCTCACGATGGTGAGCCTCGACCCTGCCGAGTACCGTGACCGGTACCCAAAACAGTTGTCTGGCGGCCAGCAGCAGCGTATCGGCGTCGCGCGTGCGCTCGGCGCGGACCCAGACGTGCTGCTCATGGACGAACCGTTCGGGGCGATCGATCCGATCACACGCGATAGGTTGCAGAACGAGCTGCTTCGCATGCAGGCCGAGATGCGCAAGACGATCGTGTTTGTCACGCACGACATCGACGAGGCGATCAAGCTCGGTGACCGCATCGCGATCCTGCAGGAAGGATCGCGCATCGCACAGTACGACACGCCAGAGCAGATCCTGACCGCGCCCGCGAATGAGTTCGTGAAGAACTTCATCGGTCGCGGCGCCTCGCTGAAACGGCTCGGGCTCACGCGCGTCTCAGACATCGCGCTCCGCGAATGGCCGACGGTGGCAGCAGGCGAGTCTGCAGAGGCGGCACTCGAACAGCTTCGCCATGCCGCAGAGAGCGCGCTCCTTGTGCTCGACGCCGCTGGGCGACCGATCCGATGGGTTGACGCCGATGAGCTCAAGGCAGCCGCAGGCCGACCCCTCGCCGAGCTCGGCACGTCGGTGAACCACATGGAGCCACACGCCACACTGTCTGACGTGTTGAACGCCCTCATCACCTCACGCCACAGCGTCACTGCGGTTGTTGATGGCACGGGCGCATACATCGGCGTTGCCGACTTCGAACAGATCCACGACACGATCCGCGCGATGCGCAGTCGCGCAGTCGGCGAAGCCCGTGCGGGCCTTCAGGACGAGGAGCACGGATGAGCGTCGTCGACGTCGCCGCGGCAAGCCGCGTCCAATCGGGAGGCGGCGCGGGAAGCACAGGGCGCTGGCGCAAGGCAGCCGGGCGCTACCTCACCATGCCGCTCGTGCTCGCGGCCGTCTGCCTCGCGCTCTACGCCTACGTCTCCAGCCAGACACTCGACACGATCGAGGCGCGTGCGCTGAGCACCGAGCGGCTCACCACTGCGATCTGGCAGCACGTCCAGTTGACCGCTGTCTCGACGCTCTGCACGCTTGTCATCGCTGTGCCCCTCGGTGTCCTGCTGAGCAGACGGTTTGCGCGCTGGTTCCGCCCGTATCTCATCACCCTGCTCACACTGGGCCAGGCAGTTCCGACGATCGCCATCCTGGTGATCCTCGCCGTCGCGTTCCTGTTTCTCGGTTTTAACGCGGCGATCGTCGGCCTCACCGCCTACGCGATCGTGCCGGTGCTGCTGAACACGATCGTCGGCCTCGAGCAGGTCGACAGGTCGGTGCTCGAGGCGGGCCGTGGGATGGGAATGTCTCGCTTCACTGTCCTGCGGAAGATTGAGCTGCCGCTCGCGGTACCAGTGATCCTTGCGGGGATTCGCACCGCCCTCGTCATCAACGTCGGCACTGCAACGCTCGTGACCTACATCAACGCGGGCGGGCTCGGTGACGTTATTGTCGCTGGCCTCACCACCAACCGGTTCGTCGTACAGCTTGTTGGCGCAACGCTGACCGCCGTGCTCGCGCTCACGATCGACTATCTCGCGGGGCTCGCCGAAGACATTCTGCGGCCGCGCGGACTCTAGACTCACCATCCATCAACTCAGAGGAGACACTCATGAAGACCTCACGTAAGGCGCTCGCGGTTCTCGCAGCAGGCGCGGGCATCGCGCTCGCGCTCACCGGCTGCAGTACCGGCGATTCCAAGGCGCCAGCCGCCGACGGCGAGCTTTCGGGCGCCAGCATCACCGTTGGCTCGAAGGAGTTCACCGAGTCACACGTGCTCGCGCAGATCACCGCGCTCGCGCTCGAGAATGCAGGCGCCAAGATCACCGACCAGACTGGCATTTCTGGCAGCGCGACGGTTCGCGAAGCGCTGGTCTCGAACGAGATCGACATCTACTGGGACTACACGGGTACCGGCTGGGTGAACGTGCTCGGCAACACGACCGAAGACCTTCCCGAAGATCTCTACGCTGCGGTAGCTGAGGCGGACGCGGCCAACGGAATCGCTTGGCTTGAGCCTGCGAATTTTGAGAACACGTACCGCGTCGCGGTGAAGAGCGACTTCGCGAAGGAACACAGCATCTCAACGATGTCAGACGTCGCAGCCTACGTGAATAAGAACCCGAAGGATGCTGCGATCTGCGCGGCAAGCGAGTTCATCAACCGCGATGACGGGCTCCCGGGCCTCCAGGACGCCTACGGGTTCAAGTTCTCGGAGATCGTCGAGCTTGACCTGAACCTCATCTACACGCAGATCGGCGACTCGTGCTCGTTCGGCGAGGTGTTCTCAACCGACGCGCGCGTGATCTCGAATGACCTCACTGTCATCGATGACGACAAGCAGTTCTTCGTGGAGTACGCCGGAGCTGTGACGCTGCGTCAGGAGACGCTCGACGAGTACCCGGCGATCGCGACAATTCTTGCCCCCATCTCGGAGGCACTCACGAACGAAGCGATCACCGAGCTCAACGGTAAGGTCGACAACGACGGTGAGGATCCCCGCGACGTCGCCGAGGAGTGGCTGACCGCCGAGGGGTTCATCTCGTAACCCAGCAGCGACACCAACACGGCGGCCGGGGAGGAACGTTCCTCCCCGGCCGCCGCGTCGTTTCTGCCGGCCTCGGCTACGCTTCGACGAAGCGCCCGACCGTGCGTTGGGCGTCGATCCCTGGGAGCGCTTGCGAGAAGATACGGTAGTAGGCGAGCTCCTCTGCGGTGCGAAGCGGCGGGTCGAGCTCGGGGGCCGCTGCACGCAGCTCGTCCGGCGTTACCTCTGTCGCCTTCGGCACCGCCGAGAAGTGGTCGCCGAGCACATCGTTCATGCCTGTGCCCTCGCCGAACTGCTCCTTGCGACGCCAGAGCACCTCGTCGGGCAGCCAGCCGTCGAACGCGCGCCGAAGCAGCCACTTCGCGGGGCGCTTCTCACTGATGAGTTTCCACTCCGGCGGCAGCGCCATCGCAAGCTCAACGACGTCGAGATCCAAAAACGGGAGCCGCGGCTCGAGGCCGTGCGCCCCGGCGACCCTATCGACCCGTTGCAGGCCACCAGCGTGCATGCCGTCGAGCGTGTCGAGTAGTTCGCCGTGGAGAGCCGCGCCGTCGGTGTGCCTGCCGAAGTGCGAGTACCCGGCGTAGAGCTCGTCTGCCCCCTCGCCCGCGAGCACGACAGTGACGTGCTCGGCGGCGAGCGCCGCTACAAGATGGTGCGGTACGGCGGAATGTACGAGCTTCGGGTCGAACGATTCGAGCTCACCGATGATTGTGGGCAACAGCTCTATCGCGTGCTCCGCGGTGTACGTGAGTTCGTGGTGGTCGGTGCCAACGTGCTGAGCGACAAGCTTCGCAGCGGCGAGGTCGCGGCTGCCGGCGAGCCCGACGGAGAAGCTCGGCAGCGTCACCCCGCGTTGTGCTGCGAGCCGCGCCGCGATCGCGGCGATGATGCTCGAATCTACGCCGCCCGAGAGGAGTATTCCGACTGGCCTGCGCGCGTCGAGCGTCTCACCGACAGCGCGAATGAGTGTCTCCCGCACAGCGTCGAACACCCACGCAGGCGGTTCTTCGTCGGCCGCTCGACTCTGTAACAGGACCGGCACGGTAGACACCGCTGCGGGGTCGGCGACGAGACCACCGCTCGGAGTCCAGGCGTGACCGGGAGGGAAGGGCTCGACGAACTCGCGCCATTCTTCATCAAATGCTTTCATCTCAGACGCGAACAGCGTCGTCGCACCCCGCCTTGCCCAGTACAGCGGCGCGATTCCGAGAACGTCACGAACGACCGCAAATTCTCCGGCCTCGCCTGCGATGGCAAGCGCGAACGTGCCCCACAGTCGGGTGAAGGCTGCGACCCCGTCTCGAGCGTAGAGCCGCAGGGCGGCCTCCAGGTCGGAACCTGTTGCAAATCCGGCGTCGCCGAGTACCTGCCGGATGCGCCGATGGTTGTAAATCACCCCGTCGCCGACAAGCCAGAGCCCCGCATCAGGGGCCGACAGCGGCGGCGGGTTCGCCCCGGGGTCCATGACCGCAAGGTGGTGTGTCCCGATCCAGGCCTCACCGACCCGCTTCACACCGCGGCCGTGCGGGCCCCTGTGCTGCATTCGGTCGAGCATTCGCTGCCCGAGGTGTTCATCAAACGGTCCGTACGCGGCAACGATGGCCGACATCACGATCACTTCCTTGGAGAGAGTTCCGACGAACCTCCAGGCTATCGGCTGCCGCTGCGGGCGCGCTCTGAACCAGCGCGCCCGCAGTGCGGCTTAGCTGTCGGTCGGCTCTGAGGCCTCGCCTGCACTGTCGGCCCGCGAGGAGGCACGCCCGCGCCTGACCAGGAGCAACGCAGCACCGAGCAGGATCACTGCCCCACCGCCGAGCAGCCAGGGCAGGGTGCTCGCGCCACCCGTCTCCTCGAGCGGCGGAACTGGCTGCTCCGGCGTCGGAGACACTGGGTTTTCGGTGCACAGCGTCGATTCAGGCTCGCAGACAGTCGGCGGAGTCACGCCAGGCTTCAGCACGAAGTTGCCGAGAACGTCATCGCCTCGGTCGGCGTCGGGAAGCACCCTCACCGTGTAGGTGACGTTGACTGTCTCGCCTGGGTGCAGTTCGCCTCCGATCAGGATCTTGTCGCCGACGAGCGTCGCCGAGAGCAGCTCGCTGTCGCTATCTGGCCCTGACACGAGGGTCGCGTCGTCGAGCACGCCACCGAGGTGATCCTCGTACGCGACCTCGCCAGGAGCGTTTCCGAGGTTCGAGAATGTCAGCGTGTAGGAGAGATCCTGGCCGGCAACGACAGTGGTTCCCGACTCGGGGTCAACGCCCTTCGTCACGACGAGGTCGGCCGCGGGATGCGTGGTGCACGAGTCGTCGCCGGGCTCACAGGTGGTCGGCGGCTCGGTGCCCTCACCGAACACGAAGTTCGCGAGTTGGTTGTTGCCTGTGCTCTCGCGCTCAGTGTCGGGCTTGACCTTCACGCGGTACGCGACGGTGCCTGTCGCACCGGCCTCGAGCGATCCTGTCACGATGATCTCGTTCTCAGTCGGACCTGAGGCTTCAAGCCCCTCGCTGGCTGCGAGCGAGCCATCAACGAAATCGGCGTCGTCGAGTACGTCACGCAGGGTGTCGCGATAGGCAACCTTCCCGGCCGCAGTTCCAATGTTTTCAAACTGCAGCGTGTAGCCAACTTCTTGCCCCTCGACGACGGGCTCGCCCGAAGCCGGGTCAGAGAGTTTCTTCGCCACGACGTTTGGCATCGGGTTGACTGTACAGTGCCAGTCGGTCGGCAGGCACTCGGTCGGCGGCTCGCCACCACTCTCAATGACATGGTTGCCGAGCTGATTTGGAGTCGTTCCTGTGGGAGCTTCGCCCTCTGGCACCCGTTCGGCGTCAGGCTTCACTTTCACCTTGTAAGTGACAGTTGTCTCAGTGTCGGGCGCAAGTGTGCCGGTGACCCGGATCTCATCGCCCGCGAGAACTGCCTTGAGCGCTGTCGTGTCGACTTCGAGCGATCCCTCGACGAAGTTCGCGTCGTCAAGCACGTCGGTCAGGGTGTCGACGAAGTCAACACGCTTCTCGGCGGGGCTCCAGTTGTGGAACCAGAGCGTGTAGGTCACGACCTGATCGGCCTCTACCGGCGTGCCGGAGGCTGGATCGGCGCTCTTGTCGACGTCGAGCTCGGGTACCACAGCGGGGTGGTCGGTGCAGCGCGGGTTCTCCGGGAGGCAGAGCGCAGGCACCTCCTCGCCAGGGGTGAGCAGGTAGTTCGTCAGTCGGGCGCCGTGGTCGATGCCGACCTTCACCCTCGCTGTGTACGTCACAGTCACGGTGTCGCCCGGCGCGATGGGGCCAGCGACGTCGATGCCGTCGCCGCTCAGCGTCGCGGTCGCACTTGATCCCTCGCCCTGCGCGACTGTCGGGCCGCGGACGATATCCGCAGCGTCCAGGACCTCTGCAAGGTTGTCGCGATATGCGAGTGCGCCAGCACCGGTACCGGTGTTCGCGAAGGTGAGGGTGTACCGGACCTCGTCGCCCTCGTGCAGCACTGTCCCTGAGGCAGGATCGGAGCCCTTCGCGGGCTCAATGGCAGGGAACACGACAGGGTGCTCTGTGCAGTTCTCTGCCTCAGGGTCACACACAGGGTCCTCGCCGGTCTCGACGACAACGTTGCCGAGGACGTCGTTGCCGCGCTGACCGTCAGCGTTGACAGTGACCTCGTAGCTGACTGTCACAGTTGCGCCGGCCGCCAGCCGACCGGTCACCCGAAGCTCATCGCCAGTGAGTGTCGGAGTCAGCGACGCGTCGGACGAGGCAGGCTGCGCGGTGATCCCAGCGTCGTCGAGCACATCACTCAGATTGTCTGTGTAGTCGACGTCGCCGGGCGCAGTGCCTGTGTTCGTAAACGTCAGCGTGTACTTCACAGCCTGGCCGGCAACAACCTCGGTTCCTGTCTCCGGGTCTGACGACTTCTTCACCGAGACGTCAGCTGACTCCGCCGGGTGTGTGGTGCAGAGATCATCACCAGGCTCACACGTCGTCGGCGGCTCAACTCCCTCCTCGAACAAGAAGTTCGCGAGCTGCTCGTTCCCACGCTCGCCATCAGCCTTCACCTTGACCGTGTAACTCACATTCGCCTTCGCGCCAGCAGCAATCGACCCCGAAATCGGGAACAACCCAGTCGCCTCATCAATCACACCAACAAGCGCGCCAGCAGGATCAACAACCGGCCCGGCCACAAGCTCAGCATCATCAAGCACGTCACTGAGATCATCGACATGGTTCACCGCTGCAGGCGCCTTCCCAGTCGAATTATCAAACGTCAACGTGTACGTCACTTCTTGACCAGCGATCACAGACTCACCAGAAGCGGGGCCCGCTGATTTCGAAACCTTCAGGTCGGGCTTCTCGACGGGGTGCGTCGTGCACGTGTCGTCGCCAGGCTCACACGTGGTCGGCGGCTCGCTACCCTCCTCGAACACGAAGTTCGCGAGCTGCTCGTTGCCGCGCTCATCCTCGGCCTTCACCTCGGCGGAATACGTCACAGTGATTGTCTCGCCCGCCGGCACAGCACCTGTCACACTCAGAGTTGCCCCTGTTCGCACAGGAACGAGCCCAGGCGCCGACGCCACCGGCTCAACCGAAATATCGGCATCGTCGATCACGTCACTGAGATCATCGACGTGGTTCACTGCCGCTGGGGCGCTGCCCGTCGAGTTGTCGAACGTGAGTGTGTACTTCACCACATCTCCCGCAATGACTGCCTGCCCTGATTCGGGGGCGGCAGCCTTCGACACGCGAAGCTCGGGCTTCTCGACAGGGTGAGTCGTACACGTGTCGTCACCAGGCTCACACGTCGTCGGCGGTTCAGCGCCCTCCTCGAACACGAAGTTCGCGAGCTGCTCGTCCCCTCGCTCGCCGTCGTTGTTCACTGTGACGCCGTAGCTCACCGTGATGCGCTCTCCCGCAGGGACTTTGCCCGCGATTGTCAGCGTCTCACCGTCACGTGCGGGCGTGAGACCTGCAGCCGATGCTGTCGGCTCGGTGGTGACTGTCGCGTCATCGAGTACGCCAGTGAGATCATCGACATGGTTGACAGTGGCGGGCGCTCCGCCGTCGGTGTTGTCGAAGGCCAGCGTGTACTTCACTTCCTGGCCAGCGACAACGGCCGAACCAGAGGTCGGATCTGCCGACTTACTCACGACGAGCTTCGGCAGCTCGACAGGGTGCGTGGTGCAGAGCTCATCTCCCGGCTCACAGACCTCGGGCGGTGTCGTGCTGCCCTCGGTAACAACGTTCACAAGCGCCGGCGTTCCTGCTTCCGGGGGCGTTATCGGGTCGTGCACGCGCACCACATACTCGACGCGGCCGCCGTTCTTCGGGTGCATCTGCCCGGTCACGCGAATGCTCTGCGTAGCGTCGTCGTATGCCGCTTCGATTGAATACTCTTCTGGCGCGGGTGGGGGCGGGCTCCCCGGGACGAACGCGCCGTAAATCTTGATGCTTGCTGGGTCGAGGTCAGCGTACTTCAGCACCTCCGTGAGGTGGTCCGTGTAGTCCACGGGCGCGATCGCGGTGCCGTTGTTCTCCAGATCAATCCGGTACGTGATCGTCTGGCCGGGCCGCACTACCTGTCCATCGCCCGGAAGCGAGCCTTTCTTCACCTCAAGGTCGGCGCCGAGTACCTCGTGCGTCGTGCAGCGTGGGTTGCTAGCGAGGCACTCGTCGGTCTCCTCATCGGGAAAGGGCTCTCCATCGTCGTCAACGTGCAGCAGGTAGTTCTCTAGGACGTCGCCAGCAGCGG
Above is a window of Leucobacter aridicollis DNA encoding:
- a CDS encoding dicarboxylate/amino acid:cation symporter — translated: MSSSTAPPVPSAQPAAPPAEPGKRRLPKWMTSFGWQILAALVLGLVLGTIALNLGPDAEGNPNGLHATLKVIGSSYVTLLRAAVVPLIFTAIVSSIVGLRKVTNAARLAGQTLLWFAITALIAVAIGITLGVTLRPGAAASGSELTPSDPYTVGTWWNFLTGLVPQNFLGLGISGGVDLETGALTANASFNVLQVIVVSAAVGIAALKIGHKAEPFIALTESALTIIQKVLWWIIRIAPIGTLGLIGNAIVEYGWGKMGTLTLFVAVLYLGLAIVLFVVYPVLVKAHGLSIRQYFSGVWPAVQLGFVSRSSIGTLPLTQRVTERNLGVPRGYASFAVPLGATTKMDGCAAIYPAVAAIFIAQFFGIELSLVQYLLIALVSVVGSAATAGTTGATVMLTLTLSTLGLPLEGVGLLLAVDPIIDMGRTAVNVAGQALVPTIVAKREGILDEELYNAPRQGLAFDNSDTEDEPAHDQAVEPAGAGR
- a CDS encoding septum formation family protein; amino-acid sequence: MERPCESAGNERTSKITLSRTRLRSATGATLATLLLLPALAGCSIFPVTAVERDDSGAVTEQSQASVDQIAVGDCMDSTDDSVVYDVPVVPCAEEHDEEIFGEFELAGETFPEAAALEEESNDKCIAMFNEFVGIDYFDSELDFYTLTPTEDGWNEFNDRTVNCVIVDPAGKITGSLKGAAR
- the glsA gene encoding glutaminase A encodes the protein MESPVLSYLRSVHAELAELRDGVPYAVGPSSADLDPSDFGIALATVDGHVYEVGTTRKQFSLQSISKPLSYGFAIAELGMDAVDAHVDVEPSGDPFNEISSSPETGRPANAMINAGAIAVASLIKGSGGRTPIQRIEHTYSEFAARKLRSDGREYRAERARSDRNHGLAYLLSAAGVVEGDPTRALETYLRQCTVQVDCRDLAMIAATLASGGTNPVTGTEVLPYEAVERVLSVMMTSGMYDDAGDWATSVGLPAKSGVGGGIIAVLPGQVGLAVYSPPLDTHGNSVRGAAACRRISSDLQMHFVRSARQGRSAIRSIRTIDTEPSNIRRTEAAADVLQEQSERALVIELAGDLFFAGTETVVRELSSLGDEIDVVVIDVRDVDEVGDAGIRMINAVFQDFRDNGREILLVDPDDVLDGVDTRGITIFDSRDRAIAECEHRLLERYGGPEAMPRAVSVVDSPVLAPLTPADADALAAHMSRRHYDDGEVIRRVGQRFGGVFFILSGTISIVASHTDGTRFRLRTLGAGMTFGELALGEDDRQETTAKAEGPVELMVLTADEIEALEERDPALAVQLWRALARDAYMRVDRFSRANAARIRD
- a CDS encoding ABC transporter permease; protein product: MLEMGIGHAAVVGISVLLATVFGVALGVLTHRNERARDFTLAVSGAMLTIPSFALFILLLGPLGLGAKPVVVALTMYGLMPIIRNTVAGLNGVDPAITESARGMGLTRAQRLFRIELPLAWPVIITGVRVTTLSLLGIAAIGSIVNGPGFGNFIFTGLARVGTPVAINFVLAGALGVVILAILSDVLFHIVRRLTTSKGIR
- a CDS encoding ABC transporter ATP-binding protein (Members of the family are the ATP-binding subunit of ABC transporters for substrates such as betaine, L-proline or other amino acids, choline, carnitine, etc. The substrate specificity is best determined from the substrate-binding subunit, rather than this subunit, as it interacts with the permease subunit and not with substrate directly.), whose protein sequence is MTEQPTTTETVMINLQGLTKRYPGQDRNAVDSLDLEIRAGEIVVLVGPSGCGKTTTMKMINRIIEPSGGRIMLDGEDVTQVNPDKLRRRIGYVIQQIGLFPHMTIGENIATVPKLLGWDKARTAKRVDELLTMVSLDPAEYRDRYPKQLSGGQQQRIGVARALGADPDVLLMDEPFGAIDPITRDRLQNELLRMQAEMRKTIVFVTHDIDEAIKLGDRIAILQEGSRIAQYDTPEQILTAPANEFVKNFIGRGASLKRLGLTRVSDIALREWPTVAAGESAEAALEQLRHAAESALLVLDAAGRPIRWVDADELKAAAGRPLAELGTSVNHMEPHATLSDVLNALITSRHSVTAVVDGTGAYIGVADFEQIHDTIRAMRSRAVGEARAGLQDEEHG
- a CDS encoding ABC transporter permease; translation: MSVVDVAAASRVQSGGGAGSTGRWRKAAGRYLTMPLVLAAVCLALYAYVSSQTLDTIEARALSTERLTTAIWQHVQLTAVSTLCTLVIAVPLGVLLSRRFARWFRPYLITLLTLGQAVPTIAILVILAVAFLFLGFNAAIVGLTAYAIVPVLLNTIVGLEQVDRSVLEAGRGMGMSRFTVLRKIELPLAVPVILAGIRTALVINVGTATLVTYINAGGLGDVIVAGLTTNRFVVQLVGATLTAVLALTIDYLAGLAEDILRPRGL